Proteins encoded together in one uncultured Desulfosarcina sp. window:
- the scpA gene encoding methylmalonyl-CoA mutase → MSEHPELNKWKELATKQLRGKALEDLEWDTPEGIRVKPLYTAEDVAGMPHVNTLPGFAPYVRGPMATMYAGRPWTIRQYAGFSTAKESNAFYRRNLAAGQKGLSVAFDLATHRGYDSDHPRVMGDVGKAGVAIDSIEDMKVLFDQIPLDKMSVSMTMNGAVLPIMAGYIVAAEEQGVKQEQLAGTIQNDILKEYLTRNTYIYPPEPSMRIVSDIIAYCSANMPKFNTVSISGYHMMEAGANSVLQTAFTLADGLEYVRAAIKAGLEIDAFAPRLSFFFGVGMNFFMEIAMLRAARFLWHDLIKPFNPKNPKSSMLRTHVQTSGWSLTEQDPYNNIIRTTLEALAAVLGGTQSLHTNSFDEAVGLPTDFSARIARNTQIVIQEESQVCHTVDPLGGSYYIEALTNGIIKEARKIIDEVEELGGMAKAIETGMPKLRVEESAARKQARIDQGLDVIVGVNKYKIDQDSPMDVLEVSEQVREEQVARINQLKADRDDAVVRSALNGVTQAAESGGNLLAASIEAVRARATVGEVSDAMEKVFGRFVATTQCISGVYASEYAESEIIDSIRKRTDDFKSKEGRRPRILLTKMGQDGHDRGIKVVATAFADLGFDVDISPMFQTPEEAAKMAVENDVHLVGASSLAAGHKALVPQLIEALKKAGGDDIKVIVGGVIPPGDYDFLYKAGAVGVFGPGTAITESANKVLNALIGEAA, encoded by the coding sequence ATGTCTGAACATCCCGAGTTGAACAAATGGAAAGAGTTGGCCACCAAGCAACTCCGGGGCAAAGCCCTGGAAGACCTGGAATGGGACACCCCGGAAGGGATCCGCGTCAAGCCGCTTTATACGGCTGAAGACGTGGCAGGAATGCCCCACGTCAACACCCTGCCCGGCTTCGCACCGTATGTGCGCGGGCCCATGGCCACCATGTACGCCGGCCGCCCCTGGACCATTCGCCAATACGCCGGTTTTTCCACGGCCAAGGAATCCAACGCCTTCTACCGCCGCAACCTGGCCGCCGGCCAGAAGGGATTGTCGGTGGCTTTCGACCTGGCCACCCACCGCGGCTACGATTCCGACCATCCCCGGGTCATGGGCGACGTGGGCAAAGCCGGTGTGGCGATCGACTCCATCGAAGACATGAAGGTGCTCTTCGACCAGATTCCACTGGATAAAATGAGCGTTTCCATGACCATGAACGGCGCCGTGCTGCCCATCATGGCCGGTTACATCGTGGCTGCCGAAGAACAGGGCGTCAAACAGGAGCAGCTCGCCGGTACCATTCAGAACGACATTCTCAAGGAGTACCTGACCCGCAATACTTACATCTATCCCCCCGAACCCTCCATGCGCATCGTATCGGACATCATCGCCTATTGTTCCGCAAACATGCCCAAATTCAACACGGTCAGCATCAGCGGCTACCACATGATGGAGGCCGGCGCCAACAGCGTGCTGCAGACAGCCTTTACCCTGGCCGACGGCCTGGAATACGTTCGGGCGGCCATCAAGGCCGGTCTGGAGATCGACGCCTTTGCCCCGCGGTTGAGCTTCTTCTTCGGCGTGGGCATGAACTTCTTCATGGAAATCGCCATGCTGCGGGCGGCCCGTTTCCTGTGGCACGACCTGATCAAGCCGTTTAACCCGAAAAACCCCAAGTCCTCCATGCTGCGCACCCACGTGCAGACCTCGGGCTGGAGCCTGACCGAACAGGATCCGTACAACAACATCATCCGTACCACCCTGGAGGCCCTGGCCGCGGTCCTGGGCGGCACCCAGAGCCTGCACACCAACTCTTTCGACGAAGCGGTTGGGCTGCCTACGGACTTTTCGGCCCGCATCGCCCGCAACACCCAGATCGTCATCCAGGAGGAGTCCCAGGTTTGCCACACCGTCGATCCTTTGGGCGGTTCCTATTACATCGAGGCCCTTACCAACGGCATCATCAAGGAGGCCCGCAAGATCATCGACGAGGTGGAGGAACTGGGCGGCATGGCCAAGGCCATCGAAACCGGCATGCCCAAGCTGCGCGTCGAAGAGTCGGCGGCCCGTAAGCAGGCCCGTATCGATCAGGGCCTGGATGTCATCGTGGGCGTCAACAAATACAAAATCGATCAAGACTCCCCCATGGACGTGCTGGAAGTCTCCGAACAGGTGCGCGAAGAACAGGTCGCCCGGATCAACCAGCTCAAGGCCGACCGGGACGATGCGGTCGTGCGTAGCGCCCTTAACGGCGTCACCCAGGCGGCCGAATCCGGCGGCAACCTGCTGGCGGCCAGCATCGAGGCCGTGCGCGCCCGAGCCACGGTGGGCGAAGTCTCCGACGCCATGGAAAAGGTATTCGGTCGTTTCGTGGCCACCACCCAGTGCATCTCCGGTGTGTACGCCTCGGAGTATGCCGAAAGCGAAATAATCGATTCGATCCGTAAGCGCACCGACGATTTCAAAAGCAAGGAGGGCCGCCGGCCCCGCATCCTGCTTACCAAGATGGGCCAGGACGGCCATGATCGCGGTATCAAGGTGGTTGCCACCGCCTTTGCCGATCTGGGATTCGACGTGGACATCAGCCCCATGTTCCAGACACCGGAGGAAGCGGCAAAAATGGCCGTGGAAAACGACGTCCACCTGGTGGGTGCATCCAGCCTGGCAGCCGGCCACAAAGCCCTGGTGCCTCAGCTGATCGAAGCTCTGAAAAAGGCTGGCGGAGACGATATCAAGGTCATTGTCGGCGGCGTCATTCCGCCGGGCGACTACGATTTTCTTTACAAAGCCGGCGCCGTGGGCGTATTCGGTCCCGGAACGGCTATTACCGAATCGGCCAACAAGGTGCTCAACGCCCTGATTGGAGAAGCCGCATAG